A section of the Oncorhynchus tshawytscha isolate Ot180627B linkage group LG09, Otsh_v2.0, whole genome shotgun sequence genome encodes:
- the LOC112258472 gene encoding parvalbumin-7 yields the protein MAMNSILNAADIKKALDAFAAADSFDHKKFFEMVGLKAKSAEDVKKAFLVLDADASGFIEEEELKFVLKGFASDGRDLTDKETKAFLNEADKDGDGMIGIDEFVALVHE from the exons ATggcgatgaacagcattctcaacgCTGCCGATATCAAGAAAGCCCTAGACGCATTCGCAG CGGCTGACTCGTTTGACCATAAGAAGTTCTTTGAGATGGTGGGTCTGAAGGCCAAGTCAGCTGAGGATGTGAAGAAAGCCTTCCTGGTGCTGGATGCTGATGCCAGCGGATtcatagaggaggaggagctcaa GTTCGTACTGAAGGGATTTGCCTCAGACGGCAGGGACCTTACCGACAAAGAAACCAAAGCGTTCTTAAACGAAGCCGACAAGGACGGAGACGGCATGATCGGCATCGACG AGTTCGTTGCCCTGGTGCACGAGTAA